In Scophthalmus maximus strain ysfricsl-2021 chromosome 5, ASM2237912v1, whole genome shotgun sequence, the sequence CCCTGCTGAACGCACGGTTGTAGTAGAAAGCCCCACTGAACACTACGTGGCCTGTTCCGGTGAAACTGTAGGGCAGCTTGTATGTATTACTTGCCTGACCTGAGCCGGAGgaacacacagaaaacaggctcacaaacacacagacaagtgAAACCATGACTGTATATTGAGGTGTAattaatccatccattatctgtagAAAATCCTGTTTTTAGCAGCATTTTACTTGAACTTCCATGTCTCTGAAGGAGTTTAATAGGTGGTGAGTTTAAAGGGACCTATTCTAATATTATTCATGCAAAAAATCTAGAAATATTTATCTAGATATTACCGTAGGGCTATATTTTAATGATACCACTTTTAGGGCTCCCTTTCCCTAAAGCACCATATAACTAAGATTATTCAAAAATACTTACTACAAAATTCTTccataacaacaacagaatGTGAATGGACCAAAAGGGCAACAATCGAAATGGAATAGCTTCGGCAGATGTTTCATGAGACGGGTTAGGGAGTCTGAAACATTGAATTGAGTCTCCTCTTTGGACCTTTCATGCTTTAAACTGTTTAAACTGTACATGACTTTTActggattcatttcatttaaagacaaaaaaaaaacacacacacacacacacacacacacacacacacacacacacacacacacacacacacatacctgatTTGAAGGTGTCCATGTCTCTGAACTCTAGCAGGTTGTTGCCGTAGTGACCACTGGTAAGGTAGATGACGGTGCCGTGGCCGCGTGCGTCTCTCATCCAGGCTCCGTCACTCAGGCCGTATGAGTTGTGCTGGACTGGATCAGAGAGGCTGGCTACTGTGTCCTTACACATCCCTGTAAGAACACGTGTGGCAGGTGAGGGTGAGAATCAACAACCTAAAATATTGGCACCGACTAACTGATAAACTGCTGTACTGTTTGTGTCTTCACCAGGCTTTTTGGTGGTCTTTGGTCTGTCGGCGGGGCTCTCGGTCCAGCTGAGTCGACTTTTGGATCCCAGCTGAGACCCTGCCGTGGGAGATGCACCAACAGGCCGACCTATATTCGTGTCAGACGCTGAGGTGCTGAGCTGGGTGACAGGTGTGGTAGGCCGAGCAGTAGTTGTAGTTTGTGGGGAAGTAGTTATCAGTttggttgttgtgtgttttagagCTGTTGTGGCGGCTACTGCAGTCGTTGGTTCCATGGTGGTGGGCTCTGTTTTGGTTGCAGTTGTGGTTTGTTGGGTGGTACTGGGCGGATTGGTTGGTCGCTGGGTTGGTGCTCGACTGCTTGATTTCCATGAAAGGTCCTTGTGGTCTGGTTCTGTGCTAACAGTGGGTGCAGGTCCTGGATTCTGGATGGGCAAAGTCCTGGCAGGTGGCAGCTGGTCAGAGATCAGTACGTCCCATGAAGTATCTTCAGTATCAAAATGGGACAagacagtttttaaaatttgtcaTTACTTCAGCCATCAAGTCATTGTAATTATGTTATAATTACTATACATATCAGTCATGGGAGAGGCTCCAGACTTACTATTCttcgctctccccctctcattcagtttcagcaaatatgacataaagatattttttacaaatcctACCTACTGAACCTTTAAagctctcttcttctgctttgtAAAAGGTCATGCCCTTGATGACCATGCTGTTCTTCTCTTTGACTGGcctctgacttcctgtcttATTGCTGGTGGGCTGTTGTTGTTCCAGACCAtcttgcttcttcttctgatctTCATAATTCTTCTGCAACAGAACAAGCAACATGCAGGCctgtttttaaaggatttaGGCTTCTTTCCAGTTgattttgtctgtctttgctTCTGATCTGTTagacacacattttcaaatagcTAATACCTGTTTGTTGGCATAGGCGGGTGCTCGATTTTTCTGCCCAGCTTGCCCTAGAtcattcactttcttttttttctgctgggtcttcttctctttctccttctcctttgcTTTGTCCTTCGCACgttctttctctcttgctcGCTCTGTGAAGTTGCGGGCGAAGGCCTAGGGAGCACAGACACAGGATGAATGTGAAGACTAAACATTAAACTTACGTTGATTGtctgaaagcaaaaaaacccactacaTACCAGAAAACAAGTGAATGGGCATAGCCAGTGTTTCAAGAACTACTCTCTGAACACAATTCATGTGACATATCTTGCAATAAAAGGTACATGTAAAAAATCAACTCCTGTCATAGATGCATTGGAATACACAAAGATCATATAAGGCGGACAATAGCAGTGTCCTAGACTTAGAAAACAACCACTCACACCACCAGATAACTGTCTGATTACCTCAGTAGGGATGATTGAAAGCGACAGGAAGAGGCCAATGTTCTTCATGAACTAACTCAACAAGTACCAGTATCACTTAGACAGGGAGCATCAAGGTCAATGGAAAATATGGTCTTGATGGAACACGATCACTAACTACACAATCACCTTGAACTTCTGCTCATTCATACaattatccaatcagccaatcatgtggcagcaggCCACAGGGTCGggagcttcagttaatgttcattTCAAACATCAGACTGCGACATGACTGTTATCAGACAGGCTGGTTTTTactccaaacacaaaaaacatgaatgaaacacacatgaacactttTCCTAAACTACTAGA encodes:
- the olfml2bb gene encoding olfactomedin-like protein 2B yields the protein MWRRLALLLLLLLRCAVSAPDPPEADGRAHAGGDAPAEPLEDELDNQENIVSQLLGDYDKVKTVSSGSDCVCRCIVRPIKRHDCSRIPDSGAPSPSQDFYTVETVTKGTDCKKCVCMAPTSAVNPCEGEYRFKKLQEASKDDIKLATIMDLLEGSLYGMDLLKLHSVTTKLLTKMDNMEKAFARNFTERAREKERAKDKAKEKEKEKKTQQKKKKVNDLGQAGQKNRAPAYANKQKNYEDQKKKQDGLEQQQPTSNKTGSQRPVKEKNSMVIKGMTFYKAEEESFKGSVDTSWDVLISDQLPPARTLPIQNPGPAPTVSTEPDHKDLSWKSSSRAPTQRPTNPPSTTQQTTTATKTEPTTMEPTTAVAATTALKHTTTKLITTSPQTTTTARPTTPVTQLSTSASDTNIGRPVGASPTAGSQLGSKSRLSWTESPADRPKTTKKPGMCKDTVASLSDPVQHNSYGLSDGAWMRDARGHGTVIYLTSGHYGNNLLEFRDMDTFKSGQASNTYKLPYSFTGTGHVVFSGAFYYNRAFSRDVIRYDLRHRYVAAWTTLHDAILEEQAHRTQTDVEFAVDEAGLWLLYPALDTEGFHQEVTMLIHLHPRDLQPIRSFRTGLRRGRYGNSFLVCGVLYAVDSMERRYANVTYAFDTHTLTHTVPSLAFTNMHAHTSQLAYSPLDKKLYAWDDGHQMMYDVIFAY